GGCGGTCGATCGCGCTCGCGAGGTCATCGTGGGAGGGGGCGGCGCGGGCCCCGGTCCGAAACCGCCACCGCCGCCGTCGCCGGCGGGCCCGAGCCCGCTCTGGTTCTACGTTGGCGTGGGCGCGACGGCGGTGGCCGGTGGCCTCAGCGTGTGGAGCGCGTTCGACACGCAGAAGTCGTTCAACGATTACGAGCGCGACCTGCCCACGCTCTCTCAGCGGGAAGTCGATGCGCGCGTGGCCGCGGGCCACGACAAAGAGCTTCGCACCAACCTTCTGCTCGGGGTCACTACTCTCGCAGCGGTGGGGACCGCGGCGGTCGGGATCTTCGTCGTCGATTGGGGCAGCAAGCGCGAGAGAGCCGGCGCGACGCTGTTCCTCGGTCCGACCGGGATCTCAGCCGCTGGTCGCTTCTGAGTCGGCCTCGGCTCGTAGACACGCGCTCAGCTCCTCGAGCGTCTTGTCTGCGTGAGCGATGCCGTCGGCGAAACGCTCTTCGTCGCTCGCGCGCCGAGTGAGGCGTCCTTGCGGCGAGATCTTGTAAGGACTGTGCCGTTTCCCGACCAGCGCTCCGATCTTCACCGGGTCGAGCGGAGTGTCGTCTCGAAGGTGCAGCGATACGGTCTTCTGGCTGGCTTCGCAGCCGAGCACCATCAACCGCCTGAGCTCGGTCTTGAGTCGCATGAGCTCCACCAGCTTCTTGGCTTCCGTCGGCGGAGGGCCGAAGCGGTCTTCCATTTCGGTGGCGATGTCGACGACCTCCTGCTCGTCTGCGGCGCTGGCCAGGCGTTTGTACAAACTCAATCGCACTCCGACCTCCGACACGTAGTCCTCCGGCAAGAGTGCGTCGGCATCCAGGCTGAGCTCGGGATCCACGGCGTGAATCACGGTCTCACCCCGCAGCTCGTGGCTCGCTTCGCTCAACATCTGGCAGAAGAGATCGAAGCCCACGCTCGCGACGAAGCCGCTCTGTTCGGCCCCGAGCAAGTCCCCTGCACCCCGCAGCTCCATGTCCAGGGTTGCGATCTGAAAGCCCGCGCCGAGCTCCGTGTGGCGCTCGAGTGCCTCGATGCGGCTCCGGGCCTCTTCGCTCAGCTGACTGGGCGGCGGCACCAACAGATAACAGTAGGCGCGCTCGGCGCTACGCCCGACCCGCCCTCTGAGCTGGTAGAGCTGGGAGAGACCGAACATGTCGGCGCGGTCGATGATGATGGTGTTGGCGCGGGTGATGTCCAGCCCGCTCTCGATGATGGCGGTCGAGACCAGCACGTCGAAGCGGCCGTCGATGAAGTCGAGCATCGTCTGTTCGAGGGTGGCCTCGCTCATCTGACCGTGGCCGACCGTGACCTTGGCGCCCGGCACCAGCTCTTGCACGCGCGCCGCGCGTTCGTAGATGCCCTCGACTCGGTTGTAGACATAGAACACCTGCCCGCCGCGGGACAGCTCACGCTCGATGGCCTCGATGATGATCTGCTCGTCGTAGCGCGAGGTGATCGTGCGAATCGCGCGCCGGTCCATGGGCGGGGTGGTGATCAGTGACATGTCCCGGAAGCCGCCGATGGCCATCTGAAGCGTGCGCGGAATCGGCGTGGCGGACAGCGTCAACACGTCCACCGAAGCGCGAAGTTGTTTGATGCGCTCCTTGTGGGTCACGCCAAAACGTTGTTCTTCGTCGACGATCAACAGGCCCAGGTTCTTGAAGTGCACGTCGCGGCTGAGCAGCCGATGGGTGCCGATGACGACGTCCACGCTGCCGTCCTTGAGGCCCTGCAAGGTGTCGGTGGCCTCCTTCTTCGACTCGAAGCGGCTGAGCGGGCGGACCTGGAGCGCGTAGCCGGACAAACGCCCGGCAAAAGACAAGAAGTGCTGCTGTGCGAGGACCGTGGTCGGACACAGAAGCGCCACCTGCCGCCCCGCCATGGCGACACGGAATGCCGCGCGCAGTGCGACCTCGGTCTTGCCGAACCCGACGTCGCCGCACACCAGGCGATCCATGACCGCCGAGGTCTCGAGGTCACGATTGACCTCGTTGATCGCCGCGGCCTGGTCTCGGGTCTCTTCGTAGGGAAAGGTCGCTTCGAAGGTGGCGTACTCGTCATCGGGCGGCTCGAGGGCGTCTTTCTTCAGCGCGGTGCGCTCGGCGTAGAGCCGCAGGAGCTCGTCTGCCATCTGCCGCACGCGCTTCTGAACTCGGGCCTTGGTCTTGGCAAAGCTCGAGCCGCCGAGTTTGTCGATGCGCGGTGCACCGTCCCCGCCCGAGTACTTCTGGATCTGGTTCAGGCGGTGCACCGGCAAGAACAGCTTGTCGCCGCCGGCGTACTCGACGACCAAGAGCTCCACGCTCACGCCGCCGAGTTCCTTCTTGTCGAGCCCCAGGTAGCGACCAATGCCGTGGTCCACGTGAACCACGAAGTCGCCGGTCTCGAGCGCTCGCAGGTCCTCCAGGAAAGCTCGGGCGCTCTTGGTCCGCTCCTGGCGGCGATGCGCGCGCTTGCCGAAGATTTCCTCCTCGGTCACGAGCACAAAACCCTCGGTTGGAACGATGACACCCCGCGCGAGCTCGCCCA
The genomic region above belongs to Myxococcales bacterium and contains:
- the mfd gene encoding transcription-repair coupling factor, coding for MASARPEPPACRRTTSTRDHAGPVNDSEPPVEIHNLRDAFALPEDREVVTARQIAARSPELSRLHVVGAEGSAGGLVARALALSGAHVLYVTAEVDAARRALSDLSFLSQALPFDSARVPDGETPLFVMPPESTPWADVRPDRRAQMARVGALSHIAMGLPWRYMVTTAQGLVRRVLPPEPLRDAAVELIAEAEIDVGKVTAALSAAGYLRAPVVEDPGSFAMRGGILDVWPPTAAEPVRAELYGDMILSLKSFDPETQRTLAAVARVLLPATREAITTERASERAREVMRSLCDAVDWPSSKARALEEDVATARTLFGLDGFLPAFHQLCPLWSYLPDDAHILVEDPARVVAAIRKELSQAEAALAHKSGGPCFGFSQLYADEAEVVDALGERRVIALHRTAVAASGAAQTSLEALELAPLDAPSLAIHDHSDLERAVARARADRGKNAALEPLVERIFAWHEAGLDVAITARTATQAERVASLLGHRGISVTATESRAPKSTVKVLMGELARGVIVPTEGFVLVTEEEIFGKRAHRRQERTKSARAFLEDLRALETGDFVVHVDHGIGRYLGLDKKELGGVSVELLVVEYAGGDKLFLPVHRLNQIQKYSGGDGAPRIDKLGGSSFAKTKARVQKRVRQMADELLRLYAERTALKKDALEPPDDEYATFEATFPYEETRDQAAAINEVNRDLETSAVMDRLVCGDVGFGKTEVALRAAFRVAMAGRQVALLCPTTVLAQQHFLSFAGRLSGYALQVRPLSRFESKKEATDTLQGLKDGSVDVVIGTHRLLSRDVHFKNLGLLIVDEEQRFGVTHKERIKQLRASVDVLTLSATPIPRTLQMAIGGFRDMSLITTPPMDRRAIRTITSRYDEQIIIEAIERELSRGGQVFYVYNRVEGIYERAARVQELVPGAKVTVGHGQMSEATLEQTMLDFIDGRFDVLVSTAIIESGLDITRANTIIIDRADMFGLSQLYQLRGRVGRSAERAYCYLLVPPPSQLSEEARSRIEALERHTELGAGFQIATLDMELRGAGDLLGAEQSGFVASVGFDLFCQMLSEASHELRGETVIHAVDPELSLDADALLPEDYVSEVGVRLSLYKRLASAADEQEVVDIATEMEDRFGPPPTEAKKLVELMRLKTELRRLMVLGCEASQKTVSLHLRDDTPLDPVKIGALVGKRHSPYKISPQGRLTRRASDEERFADGIAHADKTLEELSACLRAEADSEATSG